GCGCAGAACGGATTTAGGGTTTCCGACGGGCAGTACAATCGATACAATATCATTTCTCCGACGGCGAACTTAAGCGCGGAGCATTCTTACTTAGGCGGAACGGTTAGGCTTGTTACGGGAGCTAGGTTTTCGCAGAACATCGTTCGTACGTTTGACGGGACGCAAGTAAAGGGGAACGACCCGATTTTGGACGGATGGCCTATCAATTCGGGTGGGTTGGTCTATAACGGTGTGACAAAGTTGACGCAAGATCAGCAAGCAGGTAAGATTTTAGGGTACCACGGCGGAAATGTGAATTCTATTCGTTTGGGTTTAGTGTATGATACTCGCGATTTGGAACCTGATCCCAACCAGGGTGTTTTCATGGAGGCGACCTATGAAAGAGCGACCAAAACGATGGGATCCGATTACAATTATTCGAAATATTTCGCTCAGGCTAAATTCTTCTATAGCCCGTTCCCGAAAGTTTTTGATAAACTCGTATTGGCGGGCCGGGGAGGTTTCTCGCTTACCGAAGGCGACGTTCCCTTTTTCGAGTATAGAAATATGTGGGGAACGGAAGGTGTGATTTCCGGTCTTGGGGGCCGCACGACTCTTCGCGGTTATAAACAAGATCGATTTGTGGGTCGTACGATGGGTTGGGGAAACTTGGAGATTCGATATAAATTCGCGGAATTTTCGATATGGGGGCAGCACTTCGCCTTCAATATCGTTCCCTTCTTCGACTTCGGCCGCATTTGGGACGACGAACATAAGATCGGCACCCAGGGATATAAATATTCCAGGGGAACGGGACTCCGGATTGCCTGGAACCAAACTACGATTATCATGATCGATTACGCTGTTTCTCGAGAAGATAAACAACTTTTTATAAACTTTAATCATGCATTTTAATAGAGTATTATTTATGAAGAACCAGTTAACCATTTTCTTTTCATCGATCCTTCAATGTACCCTCGTTCTTTCGATTTCGTTTTTTGCAATCGCAAACTGCGAACAAAAAAAGGATAAGGAGACTCAAGGTTTCTTGAATGAGGACGCAAGCGTATTGTTGGCCGGTGCGTTATTCTTCAGCACGTATCGATCTAACGGGGACGGAACGATCACGGATTCTTCCATCGGGTTGACTTGGAAAATTTGTTCCCAGGGACAGACCTATGTTGCCACGTCGGGGGGTTATAGCTGCGAAGGAGGCGGTCTTATAAACAACGGATGGGGCGCCGTTCAATTGCAGTACTGTAATCTAAACAACGATGCCTGTAACGCGGTAAGTTTACCCAAAGCGTTAGTTCCGGTTTCCCAGATCGGGGTGGCCGGTAGTTCGGAGGCTTATACTAGTTGTTCGGGAGATAGGACAGGGGGATATTCGAACTGGCGAGTGGCGAGTTATACGGAGCTAAAATTGCTAAGTTCCTCGAGTCGCGCCGAGATGCTGTTGAAGTTTCCCGACACGATAGAAGATCTGTATTGGAGTTCCTGGGCCAACGAACAGGACCCTTCCAATCAAACTGCTCGAGCCGTTTCATTTGCGAGAGATAAATTCGGAACGGACAATGCATCCAACAAAACTAATCGTTATTATATCCGCTGTGTTCGCCCCTGACCGCTATTCGTTTAATAACGAAGGATGGATCGAGTTATTTATATTTTTATAAAATTCTAAAATGCTTGCTGATTCGATTCGTTCTTTGCGAGGCTTATCTCCGTTCGCGTCGCTCTCCGAGTTAGTCGGTCTTGTTATGAGAATGCGAGTATTTGGTCACGATTTATATTTGACAATTTTAAAAAATTGCGTATCTATCTTATGAATTTGAAAATGTGGGAATCAATGAGCCGCTCCAGGAAGATTCGAAATATCGGAGATCTTGCTTGCCTGCTTACTCTTTTGTACGCGTTCGAATCCGTTCGAGCGGAAGCACCTCCTCCGACCGGAGGTTGCGAAAAACCGACACCCCGATCGAATCTACCGTTTCCGATGGACCCGAGCAAACAGTTATGTAAAAAGGATCTGGATCAAAAAAAAGAAGGTTGGTATCCGACCGGCTTGCCTCTGATTAACTCGGATCCGAACGAAGGGATAGGCTACGGAGTTCGAGCGTACGCATATAACAACGGGAAAAAGAGCGACCCTTTATTCGACTACACTCCGTATCGAGTCCGTTTCTTTGCGCAGTATTTTGATACGAATAAGAATGCCCAATATCACCAGCTCAGTTTGGACATGCCGTTTATTGCAAATACGCAATGGAGATTGAGGGCGGATGCATTTTTGACGATCACTCCGACCACTTTATATTTCGGAATCGGACAGGATTCCATGAAAAATCTAAGTTATCATGATCGAAATCAGCCTGGGGGAAACCTGAACACGAACGCGACGTACCAGGATCAGTCTCAGAATCTAGATTACTGGCGTCCCGGAGGTCCTCAGGATCCCGTTCGGTACGGGAATAACACCTATGCCGGAATTCCTAGTCACCCGGGCTTTGTGGTTACCGACCGTATGTACAACCGCTACCAGATTCAAACTCCTATGATTAACCTAAGCACCGAGCGATCCTATGTCGGGGGAACCGTTCGTCTGGTCGCGGGAATTAAGGCTTCCGATAATATCGTTCATACTTTCGACGGTAAGTTCGTACAAGGTCATGACCCTTTGCTCGGAGGGGATCCTTTAAACTATGGTGCCAAAGTTCCGAACGGTAAAACTAGACTCACACAAGATCAGGAAGCGGGAAAAATTTTGGGATACGCGGGCGGCTTTGTGAATACGCTCAGAATCGGACTAGTGTATGATACTCGAGATTTCGAACCCGACCCGAACAGCGGAGTTTTTCTGGAAGGAACGTACGAAAAGTCCAGTAAGGCGATCGGCTCGGATTTCGATTTCCAGAAATATTTCGCGCAGGGTAAGTTCTTTTATAGTCCATTTCCGAAAGTTTTCGATAAGCTCGTTTTCGCCAGCCGTTTCGGAATGGGATTAACGGACGGGAATACTCCATTTTTTGAATATAGGAATCTGTGGGGAACGGAAGGAGTCATCGGAGGCTTGGGAGGTTTGCGGACCTTACGCGGATACAAACAGGATCGATTCGTGGGCAGGGTAATGGGTTGGGGGAACTTGGAAATTCGTTGGAAATTCGGGGAAGCCTCCGTTGGAAGCGAATACTTTGCCTTTAATATCGTTCCATTCTTCGATTTCGGGCGGGTTTGGGACGACGAGCACAAGATCGGA
The Leptospira inadai serovar Lyme str. 10 genome window above contains:
- the omp85 gene encoding Omp85 family outer membrane protein, which produces MKNFLVCLALIGLITFGFAEPISAQNIIGGCEKPEARKDLPFPISQQRQLCKKDLIKKKEGWFPTGLPLLNSDPNSGVGYGVRIFAYNNGKREDPFFEYTPYKFRIYAQYFNTTKNRQYQDVAFDAPYVFGTQWRLRGEGVYDANPNTLFFGVGESSLQNLSSHDRNQPGSQLDTNQTFTQQQQNLAYTRPGGPGDPVALGGGTYSGFPAQNGFRVSDGQYNRYNIISPTANLSAEHSYLGGTVRLVTGARFSQNIVRTFDGTQVKGNDPILDGWPINSGGLVYNGVTKLTQDQQAGKILGYHGGNVNSIRLGLVYDTRDLEPDPNQGVFMEATYERATKTMGSDYNYSKYFAQAKFFYSPFPKVFDKLVLAGRGGFSLTEGDVPFFEYRNMWGTEGVISGLGGRTTLRGYKQDRFVGRTMGWGNLEIRYKFAEFSIWGQHFAFNIVPFFDFGRIWDDEHKIGTQGYKYSRGTGLRIAWNQTTIIMIDYAVSREDKQLFINFNHAF
- the omp85 gene encoding Omp85 family outer membrane protein, with amino-acid sequence MSRSRKIRNIGDLACLLTLLYAFESVRAEAPPPTGGCEKPTPRSNLPFPMDPSKQLCKKDLDQKKEGWYPTGLPLINSDPNEGIGYGVRAYAYNNGKKSDPLFDYTPYRVRFFAQYFDTNKNAQYHQLSLDMPFIANTQWRLRADAFLTITPTTLYFGIGQDSMKNLSYHDRNQPGGNLNTNATYQDQSQNLDYWRPGGPQDPVRYGNNTYAGIPSHPGFVVTDRMYNRYQIQTPMINLSTERSYVGGTVRLVAGIKASDNIVHTFDGKFVQGHDPLLGGDPLNYGAKVPNGKTRLTQDQEAGKILGYAGGFVNTLRIGLVYDTRDFEPDPNSGVFLEGTYEKSSKAIGSDFDFQKYFAQGKFFYSPFPKVFDKLVFASRFGMGLTDGNTPFFEYRNLWGTEGVIGGLGGLRTLRGYKQDRFVGRVMGWGNLEIRWKFGEASVGSEYFAFNIVPFFDFGRVWDDEHKIGTQGYKYSEGLGLRIAWNQATIIMIDYAKSREDEQLFVNFSHVF
- the lsa25 gene encoding surface adhesin Lsa25 yields the protein MKNQLTIFFSSILQCTLVLSISFFAIANCEQKKDKETQGFLNEDASVLLAGALFFSTYRSNGDGTITDSSIGLTWKICSQGQTYVATSGGYSCEGGGLINNGWGAVQLQYCNLNNDACNAVSLPKALVPVSQIGVAGSSEAYTSCSGDRTGGYSNWRVASYTELKLLSSSSRAEMLLKFPDTIEDLYWSSWANEQDPSNQTARAVSFARDKFGTDNASNKTNRYYIRCVRP